The following are from one region of the Nicotiana tabacum cultivar K326 chromosome 3, ASM71507v2, whole genome shotgun sequence genome:
- the LOC107810946 gene encoding uncharacterized protein LOC107810946, with the protein MPAVWFALKRSLQCKSELRDVHDPRIDGKNLSKISTKKTVSRSGCSRSIANLKDVIHGSKRHMEKPPLQSPRSIGSSELLNPITHEVVLSNSTCELKITSCNFHDGNGSSGNNVESISAFMGTLKPGTPGPGGHHIGSSRKYRGFGSPIRKGSPGNLSRKAGSGFGGIVSRPKASSGADSHGFSALNCHKCGEQFAKFEAVEAHHLSKHAVTELIEGDSSRKIVEIICRTSCSKPENNSNGIVRILKVHNMQKVLAQFEEYRELVKIKASKLAKKHPRCLADGNELLRFYGTTVECSLGMNGSSSLCTSEKCKVCRILRHGFSIKKEINGGVAVFTASTSGRALEAIEENDDNISLRKALIVCRVIAGRVHRPLENVQELIGQSGFDSLAGKVGLYSNIEELYLLNSKALLPCFVVICKS; encoded by the exons ATGCCAGCAGTTTGGTTTGCTTTAAAGAGATCATTACAGTGCAAATCAGAGCTAAGAGATGTTCATGATCCAAGAATTGATGGCAAAAATTTAAGCAAAATATCGACGAAAAAGACGGTAAGTAGATCAGGTTGTTCAAGGTCAATAGCAAATCTGAAAGATGTTATACATGGAAGTAAAAGGCATATGGAGAAGCCACCATTACAAAGTCCAAGATCTATTGGAAGCAGTGAGCTTTTGAATCCAATTACACATGAAGTTGTGTTAAGCAATTCAACATGTGAACTCAAGATTACTAGTTGTAATTTCCATGATGGTAATGGGAGTAGTGGAAATAATGTTGAGAGTATTTCTGCTTTTATGGGTACCTTAAAACCAGGGACACCTGGTCCAGGAGGACACCATATTGGATCTTCAAGAAAATATAGAGGTTTTGGTAGCCCTATAAGAAAAGGGTCACCTGGGAATTTATCAAGAAAAGCAGGGTCTGGATTTGGTGGTATTGTTTCTAGGCCTAAGGCTTCTTCTGGTGCAGATTCTCATGGTTTTTCAGCTCTGAATTGTCATAAATGTGGTGAACAATTTGCTAAATTTGAAGCTGTTGAAGCACATCATCTCTCCAAACATGCTG TAACTGAACTTATTGAAGGGGATTCCTCAAGGAAAATTGTAGAGATAATATGCAGAACAAGCTGTTCAAAGCCtgaaaacaattcaaatgggatAGTGAGAATCTTGAAGGTTCACAATATGCAGAAAGTACTAGCTCAATTCGAGGAGTATCGCGAATTAGTAAAGATCAAAGCCAGCAAACTTGCCAAGAAACATCCTCGTTGCTTAGCCGATGGAAATGAGCTATTAAGATTCTATGGCACAACTGTTGAATGTTCTCTTGGTATGAATGGTTCTTCTAGCCTATGTACATCAGAAAAATGCAAAGTTTGCAGGATTCTAAGACATGGATTCTCAATCAAGAAGGAAATTAATGGTGGGGTTGCAGTTTTTACAGCTTCTACAAGTGGAAGAGCATTAGAGGCaattgaggaaaatgatgataATATATCTTTGAGAAAGGCTCTAATAGTATGCAGAGTGATTGCTGGTAGGGTGCATAGACCTTTGGAAAATGTTCAAGAATTGATTGGTCAATCAGGGTTTGATTCATTGGCTGGAAAAGTAGGACTCTACTCAAATATTGAAGAACTCTATTTGCTCAATTCTAAAGCTTTGCTTCCATGCTTTGTGGTAATCTGCAAATCATAA